The following DNA comes from Chitinophagales bacterium.
TCGGGTTGTTTTAAATCTACCCCATGCACCCAATAGCCTTCACTTTTTAAGCGTTTTACCAAATGGCTACCTATAAAACCGCCTGCTCCAAATACAACTGCTTTTTTCATCTTAACCTATACTATATTTTGTAAATTTAGGAATTGAATTCCTAAATATCATGGTAATTTGTGTTTTTCTATGATTTTGCTTAAAATTTGTGTGTTGTTTTGTATTAACTCATTTTCTTGTATGGCCTTTGTTGCGGCTAATCCTATTTGTTCCACCAATTCATCACTTTTACAAACACGAATCATTTCCTTTGCCATATTAAGATAGTCATATTCATCTACTAAAATACCAGAAACACCATTTTTAATTATTTCTTGAATTCCTGCGTGTTTGGTGGCTATTATAGGTAAACCATTTGACATGGCTTCCATAATTGAAACTGGCGTACCTTCTTTATCTCCAGTAATAGGAGTAGTTAATGAATGTTGCACAAAAACTCTTGCTTTTTTCATTTCTTCAGCCACTTGTTCTGGCGTTTTAATACCTAAAAAATGTACCTTATCATCAATTTTAAGTGCTTTAACTAAAATGTGGCATGCTTCAAATAATTCTCCACCGCCATCTTTGCCTATCATGCGTAGCTGCGCATCAGGTATTTCTTTCAGTACTTCATTAAACGCTAAAATGGTAAGGTGTGGGCTCTTGGTTTCTGCAAAGCGGCCAATGGCTAGAAAAATCGGTGGATTACTTTTGTGATTGAAATACCTAAAAAGCTTGGTGTTAATGGTAGAATGAAAATACTTTGTTTTATTAGAAAAACCATACTCATTAACTTTTGTTACTATTTCATTAGAAACACATAATATTAAAGATGCATAATCAAACAAGTTTAAATATTGCTCCTCATTGCTTTTAAAATAGAGATTATGATGTATGTCATAACCTCTTAGCGTTACTATTAAAGGTACATTGGCTAACTTACAACTTTCATTAATTTCAATACCTATTGTGCCAAACTCAGCAAAAACCAATTTTATCTTTTCTCTCTTAAGATGCTTTGTAAAGGCTTTTTTAAGATAATAATTGGTTGGTTTTTTCAAAAAGATTTCTAGAAGCTCATAAGCTTTTAAAATGATTTTATGTTTAGACAATAGATGCCCTGTTTCTGTATTATAACATGGGAAAAGCCCTCCATAGTATTGGCGCACATAATATTTTTGCTTATCTATATTCCTAATTTTTTCACGGATAAAAGTTTCGGTATATTTTGTAAAGCTTTGATTGACTATTGCAATATTGGGTAGTCTTTTTCTTCGTTTTAAATCTTCTTGTGTTTTCATATAGCCCGCATAATGCTCCCGCATGGCTTTTTCTTTAGATTGAAACAGCACTATTCTACGAAAATAGTAGATGGCGTAGTTGATTGTTTTAGAGATAATATGTTTCACTATATTTTTCAGCTTCTTAGACTTATTTGATTACAAATTAATGCTGCCCTTTTGTGCCAAGTATTCTCTTGAGCTAAGTTAAAAGCATGTTCGCACAGATGCTTAGCTAAATTTAAATTATCAGTTATCTTATTGATATTTTTAACTAAACTCTCTACATTATTGGCATCATATAAAAGTGCATGAACATTGTGTGAGATAACACCTTCAAATGCTTTAATATCTGGTGCTAATATAGGTCTTTTTGCTGCCAAATATTCATATAGCTTAATAGGAGAAGTATATTTTGACTGCCTACACTCATCTTGATGCGTTAAAACTAAGATGCGAGCTTGCTTTTGTAAGAAAGGTATGAATTTATTGGGAATATGTGAAAAGAAAAAGACATTTGATAAATTGCTCTCTTTATTACGATATGCCTCAACCTGCTCTTTCTTACCCCCTTGTATGATAAAATTTAAATGTGGAAGAAGTTTAGCTGCTTCTATTAATAGTTCTACATTCTTATAATCGTATAAACTACCTGTATATAATACATCAATAGTAGGAGGGTGCTTTTTTAATAATGAGTATGGTGGTTTTACAGGATTTGTATAACGATTTACATCAACAGCATCTTCAAAAATTACAATCTTAGAAGAAGCAATGCCTGCACTAACATATTGCTGCTTTAATGATTTGTGAATGGTAACCAACATAAGAAAACTTGGTTTTTGAGAAGCTGAAACTACATGTTTAAAATAGGGGTTTTCTTTATCATTGTGATATTCAAGAACCGTTCTTATTCCCTTATTCACACATTCTAAAGCTAAAGACTCACATCTAGTATATACAATTGTTTTACTATTTCTTTCTTTTAAATAAGCGCATATTTTTTTGTTAAATATAGGGTCATATACAAAATCATATATTTTTTTGAAAAAAGTAAGTGAAACTCTATTTATGAATGTTGTTTTAGGTAATTCATTTAAGCCATACCAATCTTTTATTTGCTCTCTTTTATTTACTTGGAAATAATGTTTTTGTAAAACAAGCTCAAATTTGCTAACTTGCTTGCTTAACGCTAGAGCCATATTGATGCTATTTACACTATGTGCGTACCTAGATGGAATATTACCATATGGAACATATATTAAATCAAGTTTTTTCATTTAGCGAATCTGAGTTTATGTGGACTGAGATTTTAAGTAGTTTGCTTTTAATCATAACATCTTACTTACTTTATCTTAAAATTAGTAAACAAAGTAAAGAAAAGTATTTGTTTTTTAGTCTTTTTACACTTTCCTTTTATTGGCTCATTTTAGAAAATGATGCCTTTTTTAAAGATGGCTTTTATTTTACTCCAGTTGCTCTTTTACATCTTTCTTCGTTATATTTTCTATTTAATTTCAAGAAAACTAAAGAAGCTTTGATGCATGTGGTGGTGGTTTCTCTTATGATAATGGTGTATTTTGTAGAAGTATATATTGAAAAAACAAATGCCCCTATACTATTTACTACTATAAATGAAGAAGAGGTCTTAGAATTAATTATTGCTGGGCTTTTCTTTATTGAAGTTTTATTACTTTCTAAAATCAAAAGTTGCTTTCATTTCCCGTACTGGACAGTCTTCCCTTTTTTGCTTATCGCATTTGGACTTAGCCGTCTTAACTATTTTGATAGGATACCAGACCCCAATAATATCCGCTTAGGTTCAGGGAAGTTCTTTATTTTTTAGGGGTTTTTATATTTGTTTTACTAAATAAATTCAAAGAAAAAAAGATTAGTTCTTCTTTGAAAAATCCTCAAAATAGGTCTTAAAAAAGAAAGCATTGATGGGCTTTTTTATAGTATGGGCTAAAAATTTAAGTTCAACAAAACTTGTCGGTTTAAAGTAAAGCATAAAATTGATATACAGTATAGGTTTATAAATTCCTTTCTCTCTATAGTAATCAAACAGCTTAAGATATCGACCTGCTAAAGCAAAATTTACTTCATTGATATGATTTTTTAAAAATTGTAAATACTTTAATTGCTTTAGTACTTTAATTTGAAATTTTAAATAATTATCACCTCCTACGGTTTGATTTCTTCCTACTAGGCGTATTGTCCTTTTTGATAGTGCTTGATTATGAAAATGAATTTTACCCAAAGTGGATAAATAAATAGTCAAAATCCAATCAGAATTATATTTATAATGCTGAATTAAGTTTTCATAGCTAGAATCCACTAAAAAGTTTCTCATAAAAAAAGAACTAGTAGGCCAGCGTTGTTTTTCCAAAACGGCTTCAAAACCTGATACTTCTGGTATATGATACCTAGTGGAATATAAGTCTATCTTTTCTCCATATTCATTACAATTAATAGCATCATGAGTAGTTAAAATATAATCTGAGTGTTTTTCTAAAAAGTCATACTGGCTTTGGAGCTTATAATTTACAAGCCACTCATCATCTCCATCTAGTAGAGCAATATATTTATATTGATTTTGTACGCCTTTGTAAAAATCTAAGAAAGCATATGCAGCTCCTAAATTTTTTGCTGTAGTATATACCTCTATATTGCTATTATATTTCTTTAATACATTTAAAGTGTTATCTGTACTACTATCATTAATAACTACCAATTGATAATTAAATCTTGTTTCTTGCATTAAAACAGACTGAACAGCTTTCTCAATATAGTTTTCTTGATTATAAGTAAGAATTACTATAAGTACATCTATCATAGCATAAACTTATTAAATATGTTTTCAGGAATGTTTTTAGCAATTGCTCCTTTGTTAAGCTTACGTTTACCCACAAAAGAGTTTCTTCCATGCAACACTCTCCTATCATGGAAAAAAACAGCATCACCCTCTTCAAGCTTTAAAGAAAGTAGCTCACCACTTTTTTCTATATGCTTATATAGGAATAATTTAAACCCTTCTACCAGTTCATTATTGCTTTTATCTTCTAAAGCTCTATAGTAATTCCAATTTATTTTCCAGCCCATCTCATCCTTTTGTAAAATATAATCTTCATTATGTGCTATAGGATTATCTTTTCTTCCAAAATGAATTTTTGTAGCTTGTAAGTGTTCTAATAATTGTGGGTTAACTTGTTTTAAGATCTTAACGATAGTATCTACATCTATAAAAGTAGTAGCCCCTCCAAATTCTGCTTGTTTTTCGCAATAAAAAAAAGAGCAAAAAATTTCAAAAGAAAAATAACCATAATCTGTATGTAAAGGCTGAGCATGATTACTATGCTTGTAGGTGTTTTCTTCTTCGCCTTTCTTATATTCTATTTTTGTCCATTCATTAGGTTTAATTTCTCCTGTAATGGGGTCTTCTTCATAAATAATAGGTTGTCCTACTTGATTGGCAAGTTCTTTATAAAAAGCATCCATCTCATCTTTAGCCAGTTTTGGTTTAGCTAAGTGAAGTACTTTTGAGTTTTTAAAAACATGGTTAAATGATTCTGTTTGAGTGATACTATTAAAAAATAACATAATTAAAAATATAAATATATAGTGGAATGTAAAACAAAGTGTAGTACAAAATAATAGGCAGTTAAAAAAACTAAGGTCTTTGTGTAGCTAAACAAAGAATAACTCAAAAACAAAGCTAAACCGGTTAATAACAAAAGAAAAACTTTTGCTGGTTTTAGTTTATTAGCTTTATATTGATACAAGTAAGCTAGTGTATAGTGCGCTTGTCCTAAAATCATAAAAAGTTGTTTAGAATTTTCTTTAAAAAATAAAACTATAAGTAGGGATAAAAAAAATGACAACACTCCAATATTCAACATTTTATACTATTTTGCTGCCGTCAGGCACATCTTCAGTAATCACTTTAGCCATACCTATGCGTACTTTTTTACCTATTTTAACTCCTGGAGCTATAATGGCATTACAGCCAATATAGGAGAATTCGCCAATTTCAGCATTCCCTAAAACACGTACACCAGGACCAAAAGAAGTATATTTCCCGATACGAACATCATGCCCTATTATAGTGCCGCAATTAAAAAAACAGCCTTCTCCAACAAACACTTCGCTACTAATTACAATATCAGGCTGAATGATAGTGCCAGCTTCTATTTCTGTAAACTCACTTACATTTTCTTTCATAGCTATTACCGTAGTTAAGTTACCACCTATCTCTCGTATTTTATCATTCATTCGCATGCGCAACAGAGGATTAGCTATGGCACTAACAAAATCATAACCATGTTGAGTAAAATGTTTTTGTAACTGACCTATATTTCGAATTATAGGATATCTATTAACAAATAGTTTTTCAGCATAATCAGATCGATCATTATAAAAATAAAATACTTTATGCCTATAATCTCTTGCTAAACTCCCTACAATGTCTTTAGCCATTCCGCCCGTGCCTATGATTACCATTTATAGTTTTTTTAATACTTGTTGAATATACGCAGATTTTTTTATTTTCTTTTGATATAGATTGTTTAGGATGTTAAAAGGAAATGAAAGTGGTTTCTTATAATCAATAATCAACAAGGTTCTATCCTTATTTCCTCTATTCCAAGCCGCATGTTTGAAGGTATCATCAAACACCAGTACTTCATTGTTTTTTAAGTGAAACACTTTATCTTCTACTTGTAGGCCACATAAAGCTGGCTCAGGTATATCCAAGCCAATTTGAATACGAAGCACCCCAATATTTTTACCATAGTGAGGCAAAATTTCTTTTCCTGGCTCTAAGGTAGAAAACATAACTAAATTAATAGTGTTTTTGTGTTTTTCAACAAGTTTTTTCAAGGATGGAAAATCTATAATAGCTTTATGGTTATAGTATTCATAACCATACAAAAACAGCGCTCTCCAATTTTTATCCGTGTTCAAGTCTTTTTGTGCATCTGACATTTCATCTATCGGTTTGATTTCATTAGAAAGAAGATAAGTATTGTACTCCTTTTTAATGTCGTTTATAACATCTAAAAAGTCCTTAACAAATAAAGGCATCTCATGACCATAAGCATGACTTGTTTCTTCTAAATATTTATTTAAAAAAGAGAACATATTCTACAATTATACTTTACTTGCATGAGCAATAAATTTAGGCATTTCAGATTTTAATTTAGCAACAATCTCACTTTTACTTAGGCTTGTATATAAGTCATAGGAAAATTCTCCACTATAAAAATCTTCTTTAGGGCTTGCTTTCAAAAAATGTTCAGGTGGTACTTCAAAGCCCATAAGTTTACCTTTCTCAAGTTTATCGTCTCTATGAAAATTGTATAACTGTGCCCCACATGGTGTAATTAATGCCTCAACAGCTACTCTTGGAAATGGCAAAAAATTCATACCTGAACCATGAATTAAATTTCTATGAAAAAGCACAA
Coding sequences within:
- a CDS encoding glycosyltransferase family 4 protein — protein: MKHIISKTINYAIYYFRRIVLFQSKEKAMREHYAGYMKTQEDLKRRKRLPNIAIVNQSFTKYTETFIREKIRNIDKQKYYVRQYYGGLFPCYNTETGHLLSKHKIILKAYELLEIFLKKPTNYYLKKAFTKHLKREKIKLVFAEFGTIGIEINESCKLANVPLIVTLRGYDIHHNLYFKSNEEQYLNLFDYASLILCVSNEIVTKVNEYGFSNKTKYFHSTINTKLFRYFNHKSNPPIFLAIGRFAETKSPHLTILAFNEVLKEIPDAQLRMIGKDGGGELFEACHILVKALKIDDKVHFLGIKTPEQVAEEMKKARVFVQHSLTTPITGDKEGTPVSIMEAMSNGLPIIATKHAGIQEIIKNGVSGILVDEYDYLNMAKEMIRVCKSDELVEQIGLAATKAIQENELIQNNTQILSKIIEKHKLP
- a CDS encoding glycosyltransferase, with the translated sequence MKKLDLIYVPYGNIPSRYAHSVNSINMALALSKQVSKFELVLQKHYFQVNKREQIKDWYGLNELPKTTFINRVSLTFFKKIYDFVYDPIFNKKICAYLKERNSKTIVYTRCESLALECVNKGIRTVLEYHNDKENPYFKHVVSASQKPSFLMLVTIHKSLKQQYVSAGIASSKIVIFEDAVDVNRYTNPVKPPYSLLKKHPPTIDVLYTGSLYDYKNVELLIEAAKLLPHLNFIIQGGKKEQVEAYRNKESNLSNVFFFSHIPNKFIPFLQKQARILVLTHQDECRQSKYTSPIKLYEYLAAKRPILAPDIKAFEGVISHNVHALLYDANNVESLVKNINKITDNLNLAKHLCEHAFNLAQENTWHKRAALICNQISLRS
- a CDS encoding glycosyltransferase, encoding MIDVLIVILTYNQENYIEKAVQSVLMQETRFNYQLVVINDSSTDNTLNVLKKYNSNIEVYTTAKNLGAAYAFLDFYKGVQNQYKYIALLDGDDEWLVNYKLQSQYDFLEKHSDYILTTHDAINCNEYGEKIDLYSTRYHIPEVSGFEAVLEKQRWPTSSFFMRNFLVDSSYENLIQHYKYNSDWILTIYLSTLGKIHFHNQALSKRTIRLVGRNQTVGGDNYLKFQIKVLKQLKYLQFLKNHINEVNFALAGRYLKLFDYYREKGIYKPILYINFMLYFKPTSFVELKFLAHTIKKPINAFFFKTYFEDFSKKN
- a CDS encoding TauD/TfdA family dioxygenase, whose translation is MLFFNSITQTESFNHVFKNSKVLHLAKPKLAKDEMDAFYKELANQVGQPIIYEEDPITGEIKPNEWTKIEYKKGEEENTYKHSNHAQPLHTDYGYFSFEIFCSFFYCEKQAEFGGATTFIDVDTIVKILKQVNPQLLEHLQATKIHFGRKDNPIAHNEDYILQKDEMGWKINWNYYRALEDKSNNELVEGFKLFLYKHIEKSGELLSLKLEEGDAVFFHDRRVLHGRNSFVGKRKLNKGAIAKNIPENIFNKFML
- a CDS encoding acetyltransferase, with product MVIIGTGGMAKDIVGSLARDYRHKVFYFYNDRSDYAEKLFVNRYPIIRNIGQLQKHFTQHGYDFVSAIANPLLRMRMNDKIREIGGNLTTVIAMKENVSEFTEIEAGTIIQPDIVISSEVFVGEGCFFNCGTIIGHDVRIGKYTSFGPGVRVLGNAEIGEFSYIGCNAIIAPGVKIGKKVRIGMAKVITEDVPDGSKIV
- a CDS encoding aspartyl/asparaginyl beta-hydroxylase domain-containing protein — encoded protein: MFSFLNKYLEETSHAYGHEMPLFVKDFLDVINDIKKEYNTYLLSNEIKPIDEMSDAQKDLNTDKNWRALFLYGYEYYNHKAIIDFPSLKKLVEKHKNTINLVMFSTLEPGKEILPHYGKNIGVLRIQIGLDIPEPALCGLQVEDKVFHLKNNEVLVFDDTFKHAAWNRGNKDRTLLIIDYKKPLSFPFNILNNLYQKKIKKSAYIQQVLKKL